A single bacterium DNA region contains:
- a CDS encoding TldD/PmbA family protein produces MSGKAVERAIERAMQAGAAESDAVLIESDALEARVRGEEIDFVKQAREKTLGIRVLVQGKSGLRSAVTSTSDLAPEMIDKMAGETVELAHAIAEDPTAGLPEEAFAEGLPDLDLFDPGDRPWSVEDRIDAARRAESAARDFDPRIVNSEGSQVSADFSRVVYGSSKGFLGEYEKAGHSLFAEPLAEEGGSKQRDYWMTVARRLSDLDAPEDVGRRAAERAVRRLGGRQVPTCEAAVIFDSMTAPSLLGQLSQCLNGYSVYRGTSFLAGRIGEQIAVPGFNLIDDGRRPGGLGSKPFDGEGLATRRNQLVENGELRTYLLDSYSARKLSMNSTGNATRSVSGPPAAGSTNLWLEPGAQTLDELIAATDKGLLVTELIGMGFNPVTGDYSRGAAGLWIEKGKIVHPVEEVTIAGNFGAMLESIDAIGSELVWHRSVASPPLRIAKMTIAGA; encoded by the coding sequence ATGAGCGGCAAGGCCGTCGAGCGGGCGATCGAGCGGGCGATGCAAGCGGGAGCGGCCGAATCCGATGCCGTGTTGATCGAAAGCGATGCGTTGGAGGCACGTGTGCGCGGCGAAGAGATCGACTTCGTGAAGCAGGCGCGCGAGAAAACTCTGGGTATTCGCGTGCTCGTACAAGGCAAGTCGGGCTTGCGCAGCGCGGTCACGTCGACCAGCGATCTCGCGCCCGAGATGATCGACAAGATGGCCGGCGAAACCGTCGAACTCGCGCACGCGATCGCCGAGGATCCGACCGCCGGTCTACCCGAAGAGGCTTTCGCAGAAGGGCTCCCGGACCTGGATCTCTTCGATCCCGGCGATCGCCCCTGGTCGGTCGAAGATCGCATCGACGCCGCGCGCAGGGCCGAATCCGCCGCGCGGGATTTTGATCCGCGCATCGTCAACTCCGAGGGTTCACAGGTCAGCGCGGATTTCTCGCGCGTCGTGTACGGATCCAGCAAGGGATTTCTGGGTGAGTACGAGAAGGCGGGGCACTCGCTGTTCGCGGAGCCGCTCGCCGAAGAAGGCGGATCGAAGCAACGCGACTATTGGATGACTGTGGCGCGGCGACTTTCGGATCTGGACGCACCCGAAGACGTGGGACGCCGCGCCGCCGAGCGTGCGGTCCGGCGACTGGGGGGCCGGCAGGTGCCGACCTGTGAGGCCGCGGTGATCTTTGACTCTATGACTGCACCGAGTCTTCTCGGGCAGCTTTCGCAGTGTCTCAACGGCTACTCGGTGTATCGCGGCACGAGCTTTCTCGCCGGTCGAATCGGCGAACAGATCGCGGTGCCGGGTTTCAATCTGATCGATGACGGTCGTCGTCCCGGAGGCCTGGGCAGCAAGCCCTTCGACGGCGAAGGCCTGGCCACGCGCCGCAATCAGTTGGTCGAAAACGGGGAACTGCGTACTTATCTGCTCGACAGTTATTCCGCTCGCAAGCTCAGCATGAATTCGACGGGCAACGCCACTCGTAGCGTTTCGGGACCGCCTGCCGCCGGTTCGACCAATCTCTGGCTGGAGCCGGGTGCGCAGACGCTCGACGAGCTGATTGCGGCGACCGACAAGGGGCTGCTCGTGACCGAGTTGATCGGTATGGGATTCAATCCCGTAACCGGAGACTACTCGCGCGGTGCGGCGGGGCTGTGGATCGAGAAGGGCAAGATCGTGCATCCCGTAGAGGAAGTAACGATTGCCGGGAACTTCGGTGCCATGCTCGAATCAATCGACGCGATTGGCAGCGAACTCGTCTGGCATCGCAGCGTGGCTTCACCGCCGTTGCGCATTGCAAAGATGACGATTGCGGGAGCCTAG